From Candidatus Doudnabacteria bacterium, a single genomic window includes:
- the frr gene encoding ribosome recycling factor, with product MNLDILDKKTGEFANIVEHMKHELASLRTGRASAALVENLIVEFYGTPTPLMHMAQITVPEPRSIAIQPYDKNALKDVEKAVQVSNLGINPVNDGTYIRLTIPQMTEERRKDLVKVVGQMSEKARVSVRNIREDAWKEIQKMEKDGKISEDDKIAAKEELQEVVDKYNEEIKKLADVKEKEVLTI from the coding sequence ATGAATCTGGATATTCTAGATAAAAAAACCGGTGAATTTGCAAATATCGTCGAGCATATGAAGCATGAGCTAGCTTCACTTCGCACAGGCAGAGCTTCCGCGGCATTGGTGGAAAATTTAATCGTGGAATTCTACGGCACGCCCACACCGCTGATGCACATGGCTCAGATCACGGTGCCTGAGCCTAGGAGCATTGCCATCCAGCCGTATGACAAAAACGCGCTCAAGGATGTGGAGAAGGCGGTCCAGGTTTCCAATCTTGGGATCAATCCCGTCAATGACGGCACATATATTCGGCTCACTATCCCCCAGATGACAGAAGAGCGCAGAAAAGATCTGGTCAAGGTCGTGGGACAAATGAGCGAGAAGGCGCGGGTCTCGGTGCGCAACATCCGCGAAGACGCCTGGAAGGAGATCCAGAAAATGGAAAAAGACGGCAAGATCTCGGAAGACGATAAAATTGCCGCCAAAGAAGAGCTGCAGGAGGTCGTGGATAAATATAACGAAGAGATAAAAAAATTGGCGGATGTGAAAGAGAAGGAAGTTTTGACGATATGA
- the mrdA gene encoding penicillin-binding protein 2, which produces MDNPFQTNNLNTRKIKSGKNLAFEEAFMDLQNEDADGLDDEREELNYRVLGTVAIFCLIALFGRIFYLEAVKGAEYKALAEGNKLRVQYVLAPRGLLLDQYGKLIAGNVPNFELVAVTSDLPKDTAVYQSSLAEVAQIIGKDPSELSDNISRMKQDSFQAQTLVQDITKDQALVLISKQDDLKGFVVQNNAIRDYKDPLVFSHLVGYTGKITTDELAAHQDSDYALNDYIGKTGLEYQYEQYLRGEAGKRQSEIDAQGNFKRTLAEVPAVPGNNVKLNIDYDLQKVLYDSLVSQMNSVHVKKGAVVATDPQTGQVLALISMPSFDNNLFAQGISQDDYLKLTNNSDNPLLNRAISGQYPPGSTIKPVMATAGLTEGVITTKTKILDDGVIRVGSFTFYGYEHGGLGLMDIYSAIAKSSDIYFYTVGGGNLKTGFQGLGPDKIAAWFHKFNLGKTLGIDLPGEKPGLVPDPAWKQAVQKSPWYLGDTYHESIGQGDVLATPLQINSWTSTIANGGKVMQPYILDEVDGKDGEVLAKGAPKALAENIFDPNVIKIVQDGMRQTVTDGSGRALNSLPIPVSAKTGTAQYDAKNLSKYHAWFTSYAPSDNPQIAITVLIEGGGEGYSVAGPVAKAGYAWWAANRYKK; this is translated from the coding sequence ATGGACAACCCGTTTCAAACCAACAACTTAAATACCCGCAAGATCAAATCCGGCAAAAACCTCGCTTTTGAAGAGGCATTTATGGATCTGCAGAACGAAGATGCAGACGGGCTGGACGATGAGCGCGAGGAATTGAATTATCGAGTATTGGGCACAGTGGCGATCTTTTGCCTGATCGCCCTGTTCGGCCGGATCTTTTATCTGGAGGCCGTAAAAGGAGCCGAATATAAAGCGCTGGCTGAAGGAAACAAACTTCGCGTGCAATACGTATTGGCTCCTCGCGGCCTGCTGCTCGACCAGTATGGCAAGCTGATCGCCGGCAATGTGCCGAACTTTGAGCTCGTAGCCGTAACCTCAGATCTTCCAAAAGACACGGCTGTATACCAGTCCAGCCTGGCCGAGGTTGCCCAGATAATCGGCAAAGACCCCTCAGAGCTTTCGGACAATATCAGCAGGATGAAGCAGGATTCTTTCCAGGCCCAGACCCTGGTTCAGGATATTACGAAAGATCAGGCCCTGGTGCTGATCTCCAAACAGGATGACTTGAAAGGTTTTGTTGTCCAGAACAATGCCATCCGCGATTATAAGGACCCGCTGGTGTTCTCCCACCTGGTCGGCTATACGGGAAAGATCACGACTGACGAGCTTGCCGCGCACCAGGATTCGGATTATGCGCTGAACGACTACATCGGCAAAACCGGCCTAGAGTATCAGTACGAGCAATACTTGCGGGGAGAGGCGGGAAAAAGGCAGTCGGAGATCGATGCCCAGGGAAATTTTAAGCGCACTCTGGCCGAAGTGCCGGCCGTACCGGGGAATAATGTCAAACTGAACATTGATTATGACCTGCAGAAGGTGCTTTATGACAGTTTGGTATCGCAGATGAATTCGGTGCACGTAAAAAAAGGCGCGGTCGTGGCTACCGATCCTCAGACCGGGCAGGTACTGGCGCTGATCTCGATGCCATCCTTTGACAACAATTTGTTTGCTCAGGGTATCAGCCAGGATGATTATTTAAAGCTCACCAATAATTCCGATAACCCGCTTCTCAATCGCGCCATCTCCGGCCAATATCCGCCGGGCTCCACTATTAAACCGGTCATGGCCACGGCCGGCCTGACCGAGGGAGTCATCACCACCAAGACCAAAATTTTGGATGACGGCGTCATCCGCGTGGGCAGTTTTACTTTTTACGGTTATGAGCACGGGGGCTTGGGACTGATGGATATTTATTCCGCGATAGCCAAATCTTCCGACATTTATTTTTACACCGTGGGCGGCGGTAATCTGAAAACCGGATTCCAGGGTCTTGGGCCTGATAAGATCGCGGCCTGGTTTCATAAATTTAATTTGGGTAAAACTCTGGGCATAGACCTGCCCGGGGAAAAGCCGGGGCTGGTGCCTGATCCTGCCTGGAAACAGGCCGTCCAAAAATCCCCTTGGTATCTCGGGGATACATATCATGAATCGATCGGGCAAGGGGATGTTCTGGCCACGCCGCTGCAGATCAACAGCTGGACTTCCACAATCGCCAACGGCGGCAAGGTCATGCAGCCATATATTTTGGATGAGGTCGACGGCAAGGACGGAGAGGTTTTGGCCAAAGGCGCGCCTAAGGCTCTGGCTGAGAATATCTTTGACCCGAATGTTATAAAGATCGTGCAGGACGGAATGCGCCAGACTGTGACAGACGGTTCAGGCCGGGCATTGAACAGTCTGCCGATCCCTGTGTCCGCCAAAACCGGCACTGCCCAATACGATGCGAAAAATTTAAGCAAATACCATGCCTGGTTCACTTCCTATGCTCCGTCAGATAATCCGCAGATCGCGATCACGGTCCTGATCGAAGGCGGCGGTGAAGGGTATTCAGTGGCTGGCCCTGTGGCCAAAGCAGGATATGCCTGGTGGGCGGCGAACAGGTATAAGAAGTAG
- the greA gene encoding transcription elongation factor GreA, with product MMSKAVLLTEDGLKKLRAELKVLKEERRKEVIERIQEAVSHGDLSENADYAQAKEEQAFIEGRIMEIEEMIKNAQIIAKNNNNNMVSIGSTVSLRINGNEIKYTIVGANEANPATGKISNESLVGRALLGAKKGDKIPVETPAGKTEYEIIDIE from the coding sequence ATTATGTCAAAAGCTGTATTGTTGACGGAAGACGGGTTGAAGAAACTCCGCGCTGAATTAAAGGTTCTGAAGGAAGAACGGCGCAAGGAGGTGATCGAGCGCATTCAGGAAGCGGTTTCGCACGGTGATCTGTCGGAAAATGCCGATTACGCGCAGGCCAAGGAAGAACAGGCTTTCATTGAAGGCCGCATTATGGAAATCGAGGAAATGATCAAGAATGCCCAGATCATCGCGAAAAACAACAATAACAATATGGTCTCGATCGGATCCACAGTCTCGCTTCGCATCAACGGAAATGAAATAAAATATACGATCGTGGGGGCAAACGAAGCCAATCCTGCGACCGGAAAGATCAGCAACGAAAGCCTGGTCGGCCGCGCCCTGCTCGGGGCCAAGAAAGGGGATAAGATCCCGGTGGAAACCCCGGCCGGAAAAACCGAATACGAGATAATCGATATTGAATGA
- a CDS encoding AAA family ATPase encodes MDIDWQIAGHKRQIEFLENAVKKGRLAHAYTFAGPDSVGKKTIALKLAYALLEGEREFHPDLLEINGEAGIKIEQIRELVYKLSLKPYQAKYKIAVIDQAENLNTEAANALLKTLEEAKHNTIIILVTANPNRLPKTIISRTQKINFGLVAGIEFAKFGGKPGLALRIANDKDFLETLETSESYYQTFMASDLPDKLIAAYEIADLETVQIKALLEVWIVKLQALLQTNAEKQLANKISQVADARRFLDQNANAKLLLTNLMLSS; translated from the coding sequence ATGGACATAGATTGGCAAATTGCCGGACACAAAAGACAAATTGAGTTTCTTGAGAATGCTGTGAAAAAAGGCAGGCTGGCGCATGCCTACACTTTTGCCGGGCCGGATTCTGTCGGCAAAAAAACTATTGCGCTGAAGTTGGCGTATGCTTTGCTGGAAGGTGAGAGAGAATTTCACCCGGACCTTTTGGAGATCAACGGCGAGGCGGGTATCAAAATTGAACAGATCCGCGAACTGGTTTATAAACTTTCTCTCAAGCCTTATCAGGCCAAATACAAAATCGCGGTCATAGACCAGGCGGAAAATCTGAACACGGAAGCGGCGAATGCTTTGCTTAAAACCTTGGAGGAAGCAAAGCATAACACGATAATTATTCTGGTTACCGCCAATCCAAATCGTTTGCCCAAAACTATAATTTCCCGCACGCAGAAAATTAATTTTGGCCTGGTCGCCGGTATTGAATTTGCAAAGTTCGGAGGCAAGCCGGGGCTGGCGCTAAGAATCGCGAATGACAAGGATTTTTTGGAAACCTTGGAAACCAGCGAAAGTTACTATCAAACTTTTATGGCTTCTGATCTGCCCGACAAGCTCATCGCGGCATACGAAATAGCAGACTTGGAAACGGTCCAGATCAAAGCCTTGCTGGAGGTTTGGATAGTAAAGTTGCAGGCTCTTCTGCAAACCAATGCCGAAAAGCAATTGGCGAATAAAATCTCACAGGTGGCTGATGCGCGGCGGTTTTTGGATCAGAATGCGAATGCCAAACTTTTGCTGACCAATTTAATGCTCAGTTCATGA
- a CDS encoding divalent metal cation transporter, which produces MATKNKVSDYWHMLGPGLTTGAADDDPSGIATYSQAGAGFGFKFLWTAAFTFPFMAIIQEMCARIGIVTGRGLAGAVARNYPRWILYLWAVLLFVANTFNLGADLGIMAKAVELLVPINFAVLLIAFTALTLYLQIFTTYQSYARILKWVALVLLAYVFTGFIVHVDWASAAKYILLPKIAFNKDSLIILTAILGTTISPYLFFWQTSQEVEEQIMEGKTSLKQRQAQTTPAEIRKMRVDVWSGMFLSNLVMFFIIVVCAATLFSHGITQISDASQAALALKPLAGNFAFLLFTIGIIGTGLLGIPVLAGSSSYAITESFGWREGLSWKFKQAYAFYGVIVVSMIVGLLINFLHLDVIKMLIYSAVLNGLVSPFILAVIVLLSSNRKVMKEWTNHPLITTMGWIITAFMTIVSVLTIWFLIV; this is translated from the coding sequence ATGGCAACCAAAAATAAAGTTTCCGATTACTGGCATATGCTCGGGCCGGGGTTGACCACTGGTGCTGCGGATGATGACCCGTCCGGCATTGCCACTTACTCGCAGGCAGGGGCCGGATTCGGTTTTAAATTTTTATGGACAGCGGCTTTTACCTTTCCGTTCATGGCCATCATCCAGGAGATGTGCGCCAGGATCGGCATTGTCACAGGCCGAGGATTGGCAGGGGCTGTGGCGCGCAATTATCCGAGATGGATCCTGTATCTTTGGGCGGTCCTGCTGTTTGTGGCCAATACGTTCAATCTGGGTGCGGACCTCGGGATCATGGCCAAAGCAGTGGAACTGCTGGTGCCGATAAATTTTGCGGTATTGCTGATTGCCTTCACCGCTTTAACTTTATATCTGCAGATCTTTACAACCTACCAATCCTACGCGCGGATCCTGAAGTGGGTTGCCCTGGTTTTGCTGGCTTATGTTTTTACGGGCTTTATTGTGCATGTTGACTGGGCCTCTGCCGCAAAATACATCCTGCTGCCGAAGATCGCGTTCAATAAGGATAGCCTGATAATTTTAACTGCAATTCTGGGAACCACTATTTCGCCTTACCTATTTTTTTGGCAAACTTCGCAGGAAGTGGAAGAGCAGATCATGGAAGGCAAAACTTCCTTAAAGCAAAGGCAGGCCCAGACCACACCTGCCGAGATTCGTAAGATGCGCGTAGATGTCTGGTCCGGCATGTTCTTATCCAACCTGGTGATGTTCTTTATCATCGTGGTCTGCGCCGCAACTTTGTTCTCCCATGGCATCACGCAGATCAGTGATGCGTCCCAGGCAGCATTGGCCTTAAAGCCTTTGGCCGGAAACTTTGCTTTTTTGCTGTTCACCATCGGCATCATCGGTACGGGCTTGCTTGGCATACCGGTGCTGGCCGGATCGTCTTCGTACGCTATCACTGAAAGCTTCGGCTGGCGCGAAGGATTGTCCTGGAAGTTTAAGCAGGCATATGCGTTTTACGGAGTAATTGTCGTTTCCATGATCGTCGGATTGCTTATAAATTTTTTGCATCTGGACGTGATCAAAATGCTCATCTATTCGGCAGTGCTGAACGGCCTGGTCTCGCCATTTATTCTGGCTGTGATAGTCTTGCTTTCCTCCAACCGCAAGGTCATGAAGGAGTGGACGAACCATCCGCTGATCACGACCATGGGGTGGATCATCACAGCTTTTATGACCATCGTCAGCGTCTTGACCATCTGGTTTCTTATCGTGTAA
- a CDS encoding rod shape-determining protein produces MAILDFVFDKFSRDIGIDLGTANTLVYVKGKGIVINEPSVVAINQKTKQILAIGDEAKRMVGRTPSHIVAHRPLVDGVISDFEVTEQMLRYFIDKVNQAALGFLSRPRVVIGIPSGVTEVEKRAVQDATLNAGARMAFLIEEPMAAAIGARMPVQDPQGSFIVDIGGGTAEIAVISLGGIVVSRSIRVAGDEMNENIIQFARDEFNLLVGERTAEEVKIKIGSALLLKDHMKTHIRGRDLVTGLPKEVTVNDEQIRHALGRSVRMIVNNIKSVIEETPPELVADIMERGITLAGGGALLRGLDQMIAEETQMPVMVADDPLTAVVRGCGIVLEDLPSLKEVLVLTEFEQIPR; encoded by the coding sequence ATGGCTATCTTAGATTTCGTGTTCGACAAATTTTCAAGAGACATTGGAATTGATCTTGGCACAGCCAATACCCTTGTATATGTCAAAGGCAAGGGTATTGTTATTAATGAGCCTTCCGTGGTGGCCATCAATCAGAAAACCAAACAGATCCTGGCCATCGGCGATGAGGCCAAGCGCATGGTGGGCCGAACCCCTTCGCACATCGTGGCGCACCGGCCGCTCGTGGATGGCGTGATATCAGACTTTGAGGTCACTGAGCAGATGCTGAGGTATTTTATTGATAAAGTAAATCAGGCGGCATTGGGATTTTTATCCCGGCCGCGCGTGGTCATCGGCATTCCGTCGGGAGTGACGGAAGTGGAAAAGCGCGCGGTGCAGGACGCCACTCTCAATGCCGGCGCCAGAATGGCATTTTTGATAGAGGAGCCGATGGCCGCTGCCATTGGGGCGCGTATGCCGGTCCAGGACCCGCAAGGTTCGTTCATCGTGGATATTGGCGGCGGGACGGCGGAAATTGCCGTGATCTCCCTGGGCGGCATCGTGGTATCCAGGAGCATAAGAGTTGCGGGGGACGAGATGAACGAGAATATCATCCAGTTCGCCCGCGATGAATTCAATTTGCTTGTCGGCGAGCGCACTGCTGAGGAAGTGAAGATCAAGATCGGCTCAGCGTTGCTTTTGAAAGACCATATGAAAACCCACATCCGAGGGCGGGACTTGGTCACTGGCCTTCCGAAAGAGGTGACTGTGAATGATGAGCAGATCAGGCACGCGCTCGGCCGCAGCGTGCGGATGATCGTGAATAACATCAAATCCGTGATCGAGGAAACTCCTCCTGAACTGGTGGCGGATATAATGGAGCGCGGCATCACTCTGGCCGGAGGCGGAGCACTGCTGCGGGGCCTGGATCAGATGATCGCGGAAGAAACACAAATGCCGGTCATGGTCGCGGATGATCCGCTGACGGCAGTGGTGCGCGGCTGCGGCATTGTGCTGGAAGACCTTCCTAGCCTGAAAGAAGTCCTGGTGCTGACTGAGTTTGAACAAATACCAAGGTAA
- the proS gene encoding proline--tRNA ligase — MIKAFEKKGLTKKSENISEWYHDVILRAELAEYSDVKGCMIIRPHGYAVWENSVAVLDAWFKADGVQNVYFPIFIPMSLFEKEKQHVEGFSPELAVVTIAGGEKLAEPLAVRPTSETVITQKFAEWIQSHRDLPMKLNQWCNVVRWEKRTYPFMRTSEFLWQEGHTAHTDREDAMVMTLKALEWYRKFYEEYYGISVYVGLKSRGETFAGAVETYAIELVMPDGKALQAATSHYLGENFGKAFNVQYLDDKGEKQFVHQTSWGFSTRAIGGLILSHGDDSGLVLPPKVTPIQVVILPINNKDAGMQEKIAETAAKIKEQLVKKGIKVKIDDDAKASLGFRINESELKGIPLRLEIGAKELEQNAVQFVRRDNFEKGQVKLDGIERSVAELLEKIQNDMFAKSDANKKALTFEANEIHEFKRMLEEKKAFIRVPWCEDTDCEKRIKADTKATPRVLELDRMNEKEDLKCFACGKKAHRHWLFAQSY, encoded by the coding sequence ATGATAAAAGCTTTTGAGAAAAAAGGGCTGACGAAAAAATCAGAAAATATTTCGGAATGGTACCATGATGTGATTCTGCGCGCGGAACTGGCCGAATACTCGGATGTGAAAGGCTGCATGATCATCAGGCCGCACGGCTATGCGGTCTGGGAAAATTCAGTGGCAGTTCTGGATGCCTGGTTCAAAGCTGACGGCGTGCAAAACGTTTACTTCCCGATCTTTATTCCGATGAGCCTGTTTGAGAAAGAAAAACAGCATGTGGAGGGTTTCTCGCCGGAGCTGGCTGTGGTGACGATAGCCGGCGGTGAAAAACTGGCAGAGCCTTTGGCCGTGCGCCCGACTTCGGAAACCGTGATCACCCAGAAATTTGCGGAGTGGATCCAGAGCCACCGCGATCTGCCCATGAAGCTCAATCAATGGTGCAATGTCGTACGGTGGGAAAAACGCACCTATCCGTTCATGCGGACTTCGGAGTTTTTGTGGCAGGAAGGCCACACCGCGCACACTGACCGGGAAGACGCCATGGTCATGACCTTGAAGGCTTTGGAATGGTACAGGAAGTTTTATGAAGAATATTACGGCATCTCGGTTTACGTCGGGCTTAAAAGCCGCGGCGAGACTTTTGCCGGCGCTGTTGAAACTTATGCCATAGAGCTTGTTATGCCGGATGGCAAGGCTTTGCAAGCCGCTACGTCACATTATTTGGGTGAAAATTTCGGTAAAGCATTCAACGTGCAATATTTGGACGATAAAGGCGAAAAGCAGTTCGTGCACCAAACCTCTTGGGGTTTTTCCACCCGCGCGATAGGAGGTTTGATCCTGTCGCACGGCGATGATTCAGGTCTGGTCTTGCCGCCAAAAGTGACGCCAATTCAGGTTGTGATTTTGCCTATCAACAATAAAGACGCAGGAATGCAGGAAAAAATTGCCGAGACAGCCGCAAAAATAAAAGAACAGCTTGTGAAAAAAGGGATCAAGGTCAAAATTGATGATGATGCCAAAGCATCATTGGGCTTTAGAATAAATGAATCCGAATTAAAGGGGATTCCGTTAAGATTGGAGATCGGGGCTAAGGAATTGGAACAAAACGCGGTCCAGTTCGTTAGAAGGGATAACTTTGAAAAAGGCCAGGTTAAATTGGACGGAATTGAAAGATCAGTGGCGGAATTGCTTGAGAAGATCCAGAATGATATGTTTGCCAAGTCGGATGCAAACAAAAAAGCCCTGACTTTTGAGGCCAATGAGATCCATGAGTTCAAAAGAATGCTGGAAGAGAAGAAAGCTTTTATCCGGGTTCCTTGGTGCGAGGATACGGATTGCGAAAAAAGGATAAAAGCCGATACCAAAGCAACGCCAAGAGTTCTGGAGCTTGACCGGATGAACGAAAAAGAAGATTTGAAATGCTTTGCCTGCGGGAAAAAGGCACACCGGCATTGGCTGTTTGCCCAGAGTTATTAA
- the mreC gene encoding rod shape-determining protein MreC: MRFIYSKTFTKIFTIFILLAFLVILDAKGYLGLLKDGFFRVYGVSVAKVAGVTNGVKSIFSTIFTIKNLASDNAKLSSQIDQLAFENARLKSDQEENVGLRKALNFKQASQLNLLPVEVLNSDPTGFTQVLVIDKGSSEGVNLDQPVVVAPGLLVGKVTKLYPNSSQVTLITDPSTVINAEVVDSGARGLVHGEHGLGLSLDLVTQNELIKTDDEVITSGLSNDFPRGLLIGDVAGIRSSSTDLFQKAFVSPAADLRSLQFLFVVQ, from the coding sequence ATGCGCTTTATCTACTCCAAAACTTTTACCAAGATCTTTACGATCTTTATCCTTCTGGCATTTTTGGTCATTCTGGACGCCAAAGGCTATCTCGGGCTTTTGAAAGACGGTTTTTTTCGGGTTTACGGCGTCAGTGTGGCCAAGGTTGCCGGGGTCACAAACGGCGTGAAGAGTATTTTCAGCACAATATTTACGATCAAAAATCTGGCCTCAGACAACGCCAAGCTCTCTTCGCAGATAGATCAGCTGGCATTTGAAAACGCCAGATTGAAATCCGACCAGGAAGAAAATGTAGGCTTGCGCAAGGCTCTGAATTTTAAACAGGCTTCCCAGCTCAACCTTTTGCCTGTTGAGGTTCTAAATTCTGATCCCACCGGATTTACCCAGGTGCTTGTGATAGATAAAGGCAGCAGCGAGGGAGTGAACCTTGATCAGCCGGTAGTGGTGGCACCCGGACTTTTGGTGGGCAAAGTCACTAAACTTTATCCGAACTCCAGCCAAGTGACCCTGATCACTGACCCGTCCACGGTCATCAATGCCGAAGTTGTGGATTCGGGAGCGCGCGGCCTGGTGCACGGCGAGCACGGGCTGGGTTTGAGCCTGGATCTGGTGACTCAGAACGAACTGATCAAAACCGATGATGAGGTCATTACTTCCGGCTTATCAAATGATTTTCCCCGCGGTTTGCTGATCGGGGATGTGGCGGGCATCAGGTCTTCATCCACGGACCTGTTTCAAAAAGCATTCGTATCTCCGGCCGCAGATTTGCGCAGCCTTCAATTTTTATTTGTTGTTCAATAA
- a CDS encoding DUF1003 domain-containing protein, with amino-acid sequence MKSKKPPSLEAVKKIGGPIINANKRHKESLSRLERLAVWITDHVGTMGFFLIIFAWTIVWLLWNTFGPIDQRFDPAPAFVFWLFISNMIQIFLMPLLMIGQNLQSRHAEYRAEADFQVNIKAEAEIEAILAHLERQNEVMLNILDKLDGNQK; translated from the coding sequence TTGAAATCAAAAAAACCGCCCTCGCTTGAGGCTGTAAAAAAGATCGGCGGGCCGATCATCAATGCCAACAAAAGGCACAAAGAAAGCCTGAGCCGCTTGGAACGGTTGGCTGTGTGGATCACGGATCATGTCGGGACCATGGGTTTTTTTCTGATCATTTTTGCCTGGACGATTGTTTGGCTTTTATGGAATACGTTTGGCCCCATTGACCAGCGGTTCGACCCGGCTCCGGCATTCGTCTTCTGGCTGTTCATTTCCAACATGATCCAAATTTTCCTCATGCCGCTTCTTATGATCGGACAGAATTTGCAGAGCCGGCATGCCGAGTATAGGGCTGAGGCGGATTTTCAGGTGAACATCAAAGCTGAGGCGGAGATCGAAGCGATCCTGGCGCACTTGGAACGGCAGAATGAGGTCATGCTAAACATCCTTGATAAATTAGATGGCAACCAAAAATAA
- a CDS encoding M50 family metallopeptidase, translated as MMILLAIVVFIIILGILVFVHELGHFIMAKRAGMRVEEFGFGFPPRIFGIQKGETLYSINWIPLGGFVKIVGEDGSDSPDPESFGNKSFWQRFFVLLAGVTMNVILAWVLISIGMGLGLPTVLDEGDQLPASAHIKNQTIGILEVEAKTPAADAGLKPGDSITKINGQPVGSIQDTQTATLADAGKPTIFTIKRGSEIFDKTITPRVNPPSGEGSLGVALGSVAYVSYPWYQAPYRGGIAVINLIILTVTTFASLIGQFFQGHNVGAQLSGPVGIAVLTKDVTALGFIYLLQFTAVLSVNLAIINAVPFPALDGGRVLFLIIEKIRGKKMPIRAEIWANTIGFMLLLLLMVVVTVHDVGHYSTQFKNLFHRIF; from the coding sequence ATGATGATCTTGCTTGCAATTGTTGTTTTTATAATAATCCTCGGAATACTCGTATTCGTACACGAACTGGGGCATTTTATCATGGCCAAGCGCGCCGGCATGCGGGTGGAGGAATTCGGCTTCGGGTTCCCGCCGCGGATATTTGGTATCCAAAAAGGCGAAACACTCTACTCTATAAACTGGATCCCTTTGGGGGGATTTGTAAAGATCGTCGGCGAAGACGGCTCGGATTCGCCGGACCCCGAAAGCTTCGGCAATAAATCATTTTGGCAGAGATTTTTTGTATTGCTGGCCGGGGTTACGATGAACGTGATATTGGCCTGGGTTCTGATCTCTATCGGCATGGGTCTCGGCCTGCCTACGGTCTTGGACGAAGGCGACCAACTGCCGGCGTCAGCGCATATAAAAAATCAGACGATCGGGATCCTGGAAGTTGAGGCGAAGACGCCGGCAGCAGATGCAGGTCTTAAGCCGGGTGATTCTATCACTAAGATCAACGGTCAGCCGGTGGGTTCAATTCAGGACACGCAAACCGCAACGCTTGCCGATGCCGGCAAACCGACGATTTTTACCATAAAACGCGGCTCGGAAATTTTTGATAAAACTATAACTCCCAGAGTAAATCCCCCCTCAGGAGAAGGATCTTTGGGAGTGGCTCTGGGCAGCGTTGCTTATGTTTCGTATCCGTGGTATCAGGCTCCCTATAGAGGAGGCATAGCGGTAATTAATCTGATCATCCTGACAGTTACTACTTTCGCATCTCTGATCGGGCAATTCTTTCAAGGCCATAACGTGGGTGCGCAGCTTTCGGGTCCGGTGGGGATCGCCGTGCTGACCAAGGATGTCACTGCACTTGGGTTTATTTATCTTTTGCAATTTACGGCCGTGCTCTCGGTAAATCTGGCGATCATTAATGCCGTGCCGTTCCCGGCGCTCGACGGCGGGCGGGTATTGTTTTTGATCATAGAAAAGATCCGCGGCAAGAAAATGCCGATCCGGGCTGAGATCTGGGCGAACACCATCGGATTTATGCTCCTGCTATTGCTTATGGTCGTTGTGACAGTGCATGACGTGGGACATTACAGCACGCAATTCAAAAATTTGTTCCATAGGATATTTTAA